The genomic segment GACACCGCCGCCGAGTACGGCATCGACAAGAAGATCCACTACGGGGTGAAGACACTCTCGGCAGACTTCTCAACCGCAGACGCACAGTGGACCGTAACGGCATTTCACGAGGCCACCGGCGAGGCTCGGACGTACACAGCCGACTTCCTGGTCAGCTGCACTGGCTACTACAACTACGACGCCGGACATCTCCCGAGCTTCCCGGGCATCGACTCGTTCAAGGGACAGACCGTCCACCCGCAGCACTGGCCCGAGGATCTCGACTACGCCGACAAGAAGGTCGTCGTCATCGGCAGTGGTGCAACGGCCGTGACTCTGGTGCCTTCCATGGCCGAAAAGGCCGAGCACGTGACGATGCTGCAGCGGTCGCCGTCGTACATCTTTGCGCTGCCCGCGTTCGACAAGATCTCGCAGGCGCTCTGCCGCTTCCTTCCGGACGACTGGGTCTTCGAGCTCGGTCGCAAGCGCAACATTCTGATCCAGCGCTGGATGTACAACTCGTGCCGCCGTTGGCCCAAGCAGACCCGCCGCTTCCTGCTCTCGCAGGTGCGTCGGAAGGTCGGCCCTTCGGTCGACATGCGTCATTTCACGCCGAGCTACATGCCATGGGACGAGCGCCTCTGCGCCGTGCCAGATGGCGACCTGTTCAAGACGCTCGCAGCGGGTGACGCCTCAGTCGTGACCGACCACATCGAGACCTTTACCCACGATGGCATCCTCCTGAAATCGGGCGAAAAGCTGGAGGCGGACATCGTCGTCACGGCCACCGGCCTCGACGTCCAGATGCTTGGCGGGATGAAGTTGTTCGTTGATGGGCAGCCTCGCGAACTTCATGACCAGCTGACGTACAAGAGTGTCCTGATCGAAGGCGTGCCGAACCTCGCGTGGATCTTCGGTTACACCAACGCTCCATGGACGCTGAAGTCCGATATCGCGGGCAAGTACCTGTGCCGCCTGTTCAAGCACATGGATGAGAACGGTCTGGCCATCGCCACCCCGTATGACGC from the Aeromicrobium panaciterrae genome contains:
- a CDS encoding NAD(P)/FAD-dependent oxidoreductase, producing MNAQHFDTLIIGAGLSGIGTACQIQDEFPDRNIAILERRERLGGTWDLFRYPGVRSDSDMLTFGYKFRPWHDLKVLADGASIRDYIADTAAEYGIDKKIHYGVKTLSADFSTADAQWTVTAFHEATGEARTYTADFLVSCTGYYNYDAGHLPSFPGIDSFKGQTVHPQHWPEDLDYADKKVVVIGSGATAVTLVPSMAEKAEHVTMLQRSPSYIFALPAFDKISQALCRFLPDDWVFELGRKRNILIQRWMYNSCRRWPKQTRRFLLSQVRRKVGPSVDMRHFTPSYMPWDERLCAVPDGDLFKTLAAGDASVVTDHIETFTHDGILLKSGEKLEADIVVTATGLDVQMLGGMKLFVDGQPRELHDQLTYKSVLIEGVPNLAWIFGYTNAPWTLKSDIAGKYLCRLFKHMDENGLAIATPYDADDSALDDGILDSLQSGYVQRAKETLPRQGATGPWKVLMNYSRDTDLLLEDPVDDAAMRFETAGALEEVSVA